A single window of Senegalia massiliensis DNA harbors:
- a CDS encoding type II toxin-antitoxin system RelB/DinJ family antitoxin, with protein MAQINIRIDDNLKEKAEKLFDELGLNMSTAFNIFIRQSIREGGIPFEITTQVDSFYSESNMRTLIESIKEADEGKFISKSFDELKEMEQ; from the coding sequence ATGGCTCAGATAAATATTCGTATTGATGATAATTTAAAAGAAAAGGCGGAGAAATTATTTGATGAATTGGGTTTAAATATGTCAACAGCCTTTAATATCTTTATCCGTCAAAGTATTCGAGAAGGTGGTATACCTTTTGAAATAACAACACAGGTTGATTCATTTTATAGTGAATCTAATATGAGGACTCTTATAGAATCTATAAAAGAAGCTGATGAAGGTAAATTTATTTCTAAGTCATTTGATGAATTGAAGGAAATGGAACAATGA
- a CDS encoding Txe/YoeB family addiction module toxin → MKINFTEIAWNDYIYWQGQDKKTIKRINQLIQDIDRNWNEGIGKPEPLKGNLSGWWSRRIDDKNRLVYRIQDNMIEIAQCRGHYDDK, encoded by the coding sequence ATGAAGATAAATTTTACAGAAATTGCATGGAATGATTATATCTATTGGCAAGGTCAAGATAAAAAAACAATAAAACGAATAAATCAACTTATCCAAGACATTGATCGCAATTGGAATGAAGGAATAGGAAAACCTGAACCACTTAAGGGAAATTTATCTGGATGGTGGTCACGTCGAATTGATGATAAAAATCGTCTTGTATATAGAATTCAAGATAATATGATTGAAATAGCTCAATGTAGAGGTCATTACGATGACAAATAA
- a CDS encoding GNAT family N-acetyltransferase, with protein MTVFRREFKQTDFEKVRDFLKETYSEESSNWYIDRWNFCRYFAHNWLEVFDTWPSTVGMWVDENDEIVAIVSSEEENNGEVFFQLREINYSEDFINILIEYAEKNLCILKDGYLQLYPMVNNACKDIMTKVLVDRGYSNTGNYETDCSMDIKKQLNIDLPDGFMIQPANNYSARERAQAHGRAFNNELSEVPARINERTRGYTGLVNAPDYNEDIDLCIVDEIGEIASFVTLWFDSTNKVGILEPVGTILKYRRKGLGKSIIYEGINRIKELGATKVHVGSNQDFYKDIGFQVESRTEIWHKQLS; from the coding sequence ATGACAGTATTTAGAAGAGAATTTAAACAAACTGATTTTGAAAAGGTTAGAGATTTTCTTAAAGAGACTTATAGTGAAGAATCTAGTAATTGGTATATTGATAGATGGAATTTTTGTAGATACTTTGCTCACAATTGGTTAGAAGTATTTGACACATGGCCTTCTACAGTTGGAATGTGGGTGGATGAAAACGATGAAATAGTTGCTATTGTTTCGTCTGAAGAAGAGAATAATGGTGAAGTGTTTTTTCAACTAAGAGAAATAAATTATAGTGAAGACTTCATTAATATATTAATAGAATATGCAGAAAAGAATTTATGCATATTAAAAGATGGGTACTTACAACTATATCCCATGGTTAATAACGCATGTAAAGATATAATGACTAAAGTTTTAGTTGATAGAGGTTATTCAAATACAGGTAATTATGAAACAGATTGTTCAATGGATATAAAAAAGCAACTTAACATTGACTTGCCAGATGGATTTATGATTCAGCCTGCTAATAATTACAGTGCAAGAGAGAGAGCACAAGCACATGGAAGAGCATTTAACAATGAATTATCAGAAGTTCCAGCTCGTATAAATGAACGTACAAGAGGATATACAGGGTTGGTTAATGCACCTGATTATAATGAAGACATTGATTTATGTATAGTAGATGAAATTGGAGAAATTGCATCTTTTGTAACACTATGGTTTGATTCTACAAATAAGGTAGGGATATTAGAACCAGTTGGAACTATACTTAAATATCGTCGTAAAGGATTAGGAAAATCAATTATATATGAAGGAATAAATCGAATTAAAGAACTTGGTGCTACAAAAGTACATGTAGGATCTAATCAAGACTTCTATAAAGATATAGGTTTTCAGGTTGAATCTAGAACAGAAATCTGGCACAAACAACTTTCGTGA
- a CDS encoding class I SAM-dependent methyltransferase — MLSYYGRLSSEVYDMDKPIGHSFGDVEFYINRLESCKGPILEPGIGTGRILIPLLKKGLNVEGFDSSKDMLNICMNNCKKIGLNAKLFEAKMESFSQDKKYDAIIVPTGTFLLVHKRSDSIKALKNFYKHLSNGGRLIVDISLQTDISIDTVSTKTLECSNGDIITLENKIVEVDYINQYTISHGRYEKWREGVLFQTELEYFPLRWYGVEEFKLILESIGFKNIVISSDYKFGQYPSNSEDIITFEAVAIK, encoded by the coding sequence ATGTTAAGTTATTATGGTAGATTGTCTTCAGAAGTATATGATATGGATAAACCTATAGGTCATTCTTTTGGGGATGTTGAGTTTTATATAAATAGATTAGAGTCATGCAAAGGACCTATTCTTGAACCTGGAATAGGAACTGGTCGTATATTAATTCCTCTTTTAAAAAAAGGATTAAATGTTGAAGGGTTTGATAGTTCGAAAGATATGTTAAATATATGTATGAACAATTGTAAAAAAATAGGTTTAAATGCTAAACTTTTTGAGGCAAAGATGGAGTCTTTTTCGCAAGATAAAAAATATGATGCTATTATAGTACCAACGGGAACGTTTCTTTTAGTACATAAAAGATCAGATTCAATAAAAGCATTAAAAAACTTCTATAAGCATTTATCTAATGGTGGTAGATTAATTGTTGATATATCTTTACAAACAGATATTTCAATAGATACAGTTTCTACAAAAACTTTGGAATGTTCTAATGGAGATATAATTACATTAGAAAATAAAATTGTTGAGGTTGACTATATAAATCAATATACTATTTCCCATGGACGATATGAAAAGTGGCGTGAAGGTGTACTTTTTCAAACTGAATTGGAGTATTTTCCATTACGATGGTATGGAGTAGAAGAGTTTAAATTAATACTTGAAAGTATAGGGTTTAAAAATATTGTGATTTCTTCAGATTATAAATTTGGTCAATATCCATCAAATTCTGAAGATATAATTACTTTTGAGGCTGTTGCTATTAAATAG
- a CDS encoding RidA family protein, whose translation MSNYNEVLSRNTENAPKGNGLYSQTVAFSHYNNLSAQLPIDPKSGEVVDGGIKEQAEQCFKNIKAIVESIDHVMNDIVKITVYVKNIKDVDAINEVYKTFFTSYLPTRTVVEVKDLPMNSLVQIDALLSNGEGTIPNAPQSGDLIKLTNNTSNAPNCSLSTQTVAFSHYNNISAQLPIDPKSGRIVATDVKEQAKQCLKNIKAILESVDVPFDDIVKINIYLKNISDIEAVNEVYKTFFPDSAIARAVNYVPARTVVAAEALPMDALVQIDAVVSYGDGTPPQVIEDRHGIIIEANNTENAPKDSLSTQTVAFSHYNHISAQLPIDPKSGKLVSGGVKEQAEQCLKNIKEIIESVDHAMEDVVKVNIFCKNIADVAAINEAYKTFFPEGVPARTVVAVSDLPMDALVQIDAVAGNAEGTPPIV comes from the coding sequence ATGAGTAATTATAATGAAGTATTATCAAGAAATACGGAAAATGCGCCAAAAGGTAACGGTTTATATTCACAAACTGTAGCTTTTTCTCATTACAATAATCTTTCAGCTCAATTACCCATTGATCCAAAATCTGGTGAAGTAGTAGATGGAGGTATAAAAGAGCAGGCTGAACAATGCTTTAAAAATATTAAGGCAATTGTAGAAAGCATAGACCATGTTATGAATGATATTGTTAAAATTACAGTATACGTTAAAAATATAAAAGATGTGGATGCTATAAATGAAGTTTATAAAACTTTCTTTACAAGCTATCTTCCAACAAGAACAGTAGTAGAGGTTAAAGATTTACCTATGAATTCTTTAGTTCAAATAGATGCATTATTATCAAATGGTGAAGGTACGATTCCAAATGCTCCACAATCAGGAGATCTTATAAAGCTTACAAATAACACATCAAATGCGCCAAATTGTTCTTTATCTACACAAACTGTAGCTTTTTCTCATTACAATAATATTTCAGCACAACTACCTATAGATCCAAAGTCTGGTAGAATCGTAGCTACTGATGTTAAAGAACAGGCTAAACAGTGCTTAAAAAATATTAAGGCAATTTTAGAAAGTGTTGACGTTCCTTTTGATGATATTGTAAAAATTAATATTTATCTTAAAAACATCTCAGATATTGAAGCTGTAAACGAAGTTTATAAAACATTCTTCCCAGACTCTGCTATAGCAAGAGCTGTGAATTATGTTCCAGCAAGAACAGTAGTAGCAGCTGAAGCTTTACCTATGGATGCTTTAGTTCAAATTGATGCAGTGGTATCATATGGTGATGGTACTCCTCCACAAGTTATTGAAGATAGACATGGTATTATCATAGAAGCAAATAACACAGAAAATGCTCCAAAAGATTCTCTATCAACACAAACAGTAGCATTTTCTCATTATAATCACATTTCAGCACAATTACCTATTGATCCAAAATCTGGTAAATTAGTATCAGGTGGTGTGAAAGAGCAAGCTGAACAATGTCTAAAAAATATTAAAGAAATTATAGAAAGTGTAGATCATGCTATGGAAGATGTAGTTAAAGTAAATATATTCTGTAAAAATATAGCAGATGTTGCTGCTATAAATGAAGCTTATAAAACATTCTTCCCAGAAGGAGTTCCAGCAAGAACAGTAGTAGCGGTTTCAGATTTACCTATGGATGCTTTAGTTCAAATAGATGCAGTTGCAGGAAATGCTGAAGGAACACCTCCAATAGTATAA